One Delphinus delphis chromosome 16, mDelDel1.2, whole genome shotgun sequence genomic window carries:
- the NKX2-3 gene encoding homeobox protein Nkx-2.3, producing the protein MMLPSPVTSTPFSVKDILNLEQQQQQQFHGAHLQADLEHHFHSAPCMLAAAEGTQFSDGGEEDEEEEGEKLSYLNSLATADGHGDSGLCPQSYVHTVLRDSCSGPKEHEEEPEVLRDRSQKSCQLKKPLEAAGDCKAAEESERPKPRSRRKPRVLFSQAQVFELERRFKQQRYLSAPEREHLASSLKLTSTQVKIWFQNRRYKCKRQRQDKSLELGGHAPPPPPRRVAVPVLVRDGKPCVTPSAPAYGAPYSVGAGAYSYNSFPAYGYGNSAAAAAAAAAAAAAAAAYSGSYGCAYPASGGGGGGASAAASAMQPACSAAGGGPFVNVSNLGGFGGGGGAQPLHQGAAAGAACTQGTLQGIRAW; encoded by the exons ATGATGTTACCAAGCCCGGTCACCTCCACCCCTTTCTCAGTCAAAGACATTTTGAATctggagcagcagcagcaacagcagttccACGGCGCGCACTTGCAGGCGGACTTGGAGCACCACTTCCACTCGGCGCCCTGCATGCTGGCCGCCGCTGAGGGGACGCAATTTTCTGACGGAGGGGAGGAGGAcgaggaagaagagggagagaaactgTCCTATTTGAACTCACTAGCTACAGCCGATGGCCACGGGGATTCGGGGCTCTGCCCCCAGAGCTATGTCCACACGGTCCTGCGAGACTCGTGCAGCGGGCCTAAGGAACATGAAGAGGAGCCCGAGGTCCTGAGGGACCGGAGCCAAA AAAGCTGCCAGCTGAAGAAGCCTCTGGAGGCGGCCGGAGACTGCAAGGCAGCGGAGGAGAGCGAGAGGCCGAAGCCACGCAGCCGCCGGAAGCCGCGGGTTCTCTTCTCGCAAGCCCAGGTCTTCGAGCTGGAACGCAGGTTCAAGCAGCAGCGGTACCTGTCGGCCCCCGAGCGCGAGCACCTCGCCAGCAGCCTGAAGCTCACGTCCACGCAGGTGAAGATCTGGTTCCAGAATCGCAGGTACAAGTGTAAGAGACAGCGGCAGGACAAGTCTCTGGAGCTGGGCGGGCacgcgcccccgccgccgccgcgccgcgTGGCAGTGCCGGTGCTAGTGCGGGACGGCAAGCCGTGCGTCACGCCCAGCGCGCCAGCTTACGGCGCGCCCTACAGCGTGGGCGCGGGCGCCTACTCCTACAACAGCTTCCCCGCCTATGGCTATGGGAACTCGGcagccgccgccgcagccgcggCTGCTGCAGCCGCCGCCGCTGCGGCCTACAGCGGCAGCTACGGCTGTGCGTACCCGGCAAGCGGTGGAGGCGGCGGCGGGGCCTCCGCGGCGGCCTCGGCCATGCAGCCCGCCTGCAGTGCGGCCGGAGGCGGCCCCTTTGTGAACGTGAGCAACCTGGGCGGcttcggcggcggcggcggcgcgcagCCGTTACACCAGGGTGCGGCGGCCGGGGCCGCGTGCACGCAGGGCACCTTGCAGGGCATCCGGGCCTGGTAG